From Xylanibacter oryzae DSM 17970, a single genomic window includes:
- a CDS encoding acyl-CoA thioesterase, translating into MDNKILSAEKNFEIRFSEVDSMSFVWHGSYPLYFEDARESFGEKYGLGYMVIFNSGYYAPLVDLSFHYKKPLRYGMKPMIRITYVPTDAAKIIFDYEIIDTSDGSEVATGHSVQVFLDSKYQLVWYNPPFYDEWKKKWNVNKI; encoded by the coding sequence ATGGACAATAAAATATTATCAGCAGAGAAAAACTTTGAGATAAGATTCAGCGAAGTAGATTCGATGAGTTTTGTCTGGCATGGTTCTTATCCTTTATATTTTGAAGATGCCCGCGAATCCTTCGGCGAAAAATATGGATTAGGGTATATGGTGATATTCAATAGTGGCTATTATGCGCCATTGGTTGACTTGTCTTTCCATTATAAGAAACCACTTCGGTATGGGATGAAGCCTATGATACGTATTACATATGTACCTACGGATGCTGCAAAGATAATATTTGATTACGAGATAATAGATACATCAGATGGTAGTGAAGTAGCTACCGGACATTCTGTTCAGGTATTTTTGGATAGTAAATATCAGTTGGTATGGTATAATCCTCCATTTTATGATGAATGGAAGAAAAAATGGAACGTGAATAAGATATGA
- a CDS encoding LpxL/LpxP family acyltransferase translates to MEDIRHDRWKGKTGGTPWMQRSLIWLFSWLDLRVMYSLMGFAILFYMLFNHKGYMSMYHFFRRRFGYSPLKSFLNVYANHFRFGQVILDRFASYAGKKFDMEIDGYEHFAQLDQADDGFEQLSSHIGNYELAGYSLKSEHKNFNALVFSGETETMMEGRNKMLGKNNIRMISVQEDMSHIFTLNNALRDGEIVSMPADRIFGSTKYAECMFMGEIARFPLGPFALAVQREVKVIAVFVMKKSVNKYKIYIRNIQTAPDSTAVGKHKMKELAQCFASEMEKIIRKYPTQWFNYFDFWEK, encoded by the coding sequence GTGGAAGATATCAGACACGACCGGTGGAAAGGCAAGACAGGTGGAACACCATGGATGCAACGTTCGTTGATATGGTTGTTTAGTTGGTTAGATTTGCGTGTGATGTACTCATTGATGGGATTTGCAATCCTGTTTTACATGCTTTTCAACCATAAAGGATACATGTCTATGTACCATTTCTTTCGCAGAAGATTTGGTTATTCTCCGCTTAAGTCGTTTCTTAATGTTTACGCCAATCATTTCAGGTTCGGGCAGGTCATACTAGACCGCTTTGCATCTTATGCAGGAAAGAAATTTGATATGGAAATCGACGGATATGAGCATTTTGCACAACTAGATCAGGCAGATGATGGTTTCGAACAACTTAGTTCACACATAGGTAACTATGAATTGGCTGGATATTCACTGAAGTCAGAACATAAGAATTTTAATGCTCTTGTCTTCTCCGGCGAAACAGAAACGATGATGGAAGGACGTAATAAGATGCTTGGTAAGAACAATATACGTATGATATCCGTGCAAGAAGACATGTCGCACATCTTCACACTTAACAATGCGTTGCGTGATGGCGAAATAGTAAGTATGCCGGCCGACCGTATCTTTGGTTCTACAAAATATGCAGAATGTATGTTTATGGGTGAAATCGCAAGATTCCCATTAGGGCCATTTGCCCTTGCTGTGCAACGCGAAGTTAAAGTCATTGCCGTATTTGTAATGAAAAAAAGTGTAAACAAATATAAGATATACATAAGAAATATCCAAACAGCTCCCGATTCCACTGCTGTTGGTAAGCATAAGATGAAAGAACTAGCGCAGTGTTTTGCTTCAGAGATGGAAAAGATTATACGAAAGTATCCTACACAATGGTTTAATTATTTTGATTTTTGGGAAAAATAG
- a CDS encoding acyl carrier protein, which translates to MERKEIEEKVREFLIDDLEIEEDKIAPAAKLKDDLGIDSLDFVDIVVIVEKKFGFKIKPEEMAGITTLEEFCDYIQSKVG; encoded by the coding sequence ATGGAAAGAAAAGAAATAGAAGAAAAAGTAAGAGAGTTTTTGATCGACGACTTGGAAATAGAAGAAGACAAAATTGCCCCTGCAGCCAAGTTGAAAGATGATTTAGGTATAGACAGCCTGGATTTTGTAGACATTGTAGTGATAGTAGAGAAAAAATTCGGATTTAAGATCAAACCGGAAGAAATGGCCGGTATAACAACACTCGAAGAGTTTTGTGACTATATTCAGAGTAAGGTAGGTTAG
- a CDS encoding class I SAM-dependent methyltransferase encodes MNLSSALKKVYTKETNSVRTAQRLAEFIAFGPVVFEVSRIMVKFGILDILRDSEQGLTIVELAEKTGKSEYAVKVLLEASLTIGTVIVDKDTDRFKLAYAGWFLITDSATKINMDFNHDVNYKGLFNLEEALNQGKPVGLKHFGNWPTIYEGLSSLPEQAKKSWFTFDHFYSDSSFDEALEIVFRNKTNTLLDVGGNTGRWSLRCVSYDKNVNVTILDLPQQIDIMQEQTKGKEGAERINGIGINLLDNESEFPTDKHYDVIWMSQFLDCFGEDEIESILSRAEKIMDDDTRLYIMETLWDRQKYETAAFCLTQISLYFTAMANGNSKMYNSDDLIRIVNRVGLKVEKIHDNLGHGHSILVCRK; translated from the coding sequence ATGAATTTATCATCTGCATTGAAAAAGGTATATACGAAGGAAACGAACTCTGTGCGTACTGCTCAAAGGCTTGCTGAATTTATAGCTTTTGGTCCTGTTGTCTTCGAAGTATCACGCATCATGGTTAAATTTGGCATACTTGATATATTACGTGATAGTGAACAAGGACTCACTATTGTTGAATTAGCCGAAAAGACTGGCAAGTCTGAATATGCTGTGAAAGTACTTCTTGAAGCCTCACTTACTATAGGTACCGTAATAGTAGACAAAGATACAGATAGGTTCAAATTAGCATATGCCGGTTGGTTTCTCATCACAGATTCTGCTACCAAAATTAATATGGATTTTAATCATGATGTAAACTATAAGGGACTTTTTAATCTTGAGGAAGCACTTAATCAAGGAAAACCTGTAGGATTAAAGCATTTTGGCAATTGGCCTACAATATACGAAGGTTTGTCGTCGCTACCCGAACAGGCAAAAAAGAGCTGGTTCACATTCGATCATTTTTATTCAGACAGTTCTTTTGATGAGGCTTTAGAGATCGTATTCCGCAATAAGACCAATACACTTCTAGATGTAGGTGGCAATACAGGTCGTTGGTCTTTACGCTGCGTATCTTACGACAAGAATGTGAATGTGACCATACTTGATCTACCTCAGCAGATTGATATTATGCAGGAACAGACAAAAGGTAAGGAAGGTGCAGAACGAATAAACGGAATAGGTATAAACCTGTTAGATAATGAATCAGAGTTCCCTACCGACAAGCATTACGATGTAATATGGATGAGTCAGTTTCTAGACTGTTTCGGAGAAGATGAGATAGAAAGTATACTGTCGAGAGCCGAAAAAATAATGGATGATGATACACGACTGTACATCATGGAAACATTGTGGGACAGACAAAAATATGAAACGGCAGCATTCTGCCTCACACAGATCAGTCTATACTTTACAGCTATGGCTAATGGCAATAGCAAAATGTATAACTCAGACGATCTGATAAGAATAGTAAACCGTGTGGGACTGAAGGTGGAAAAGATACATGACAATTTAGGACACGGACATAGTATCTTAGTTTGTAGAAAATAA
- a CDS encoding beta-ketoacyl-[acyl-carrier-protein] synthase family protein — protein MDRRVVITGMGIWSCLGKNLAEVRDSLYEGRSGIGIEKARLEYGYQSALTGIVEVPNLKGVLHRRLRVGLSEEAEFAYMAAKEAFGNANIDDDFLKSNEVGIIFGNDSSAKPVIEAAKIMDEKHDSALLGSGLIFQSMNSTVNMNLSTIFHLRGVNFTVSAACASGSHSIGLGYMLIKNGLQDMVLCGGAQEVNYYSMATFDALSAFSKSMDEPKKASRPFDKDRDGLIPSGGAAALVLEDYESAVKRGANIVAEVCGYGFSSNGGGISEPSDNGSVIAMTRALNDAGLSVDDVDYINAHATSTQQGDMYEAIALDRMFRSEHALISSTKSMTGHECWMAGASEIVYSALMMNNDFVAPNINFEHPDEYSEHLNLALETKECKLDKILSNSFGFGGTNSALVIKKV, from the coding sequence ATGGATAGAAGAGTTGTTATAACAGGAATGGGTATATGGTCGTGTCTTGGTAAAAATCTGGCAGAAGTACGTGACTCATTATATGAAGGACGATCTGGCATAGGAATTGAAAAAGCCAGACTAGAATACGGATATCAGTCTGCATTGACGGGTATCGTAGAAGTACCTAATTTGAAAGGAGTGCTTCATAGACGGTTGCGTGTAGGATTAAGCGAAGAAGCTGAATTCGCCTATATGGCAGCAAAAGAAGCTTTTGGTAATGCAAATATTGATGACGACTTCCTTAAAAGTAATGAAGTTGGTATTATTTTCGGAAACGATTCTTCTGCAAAGCCTGTAATTGAGGCTGCAAAGATAATGGATGAGAAGCATGATTCTGCGTTGTTAGGTTCCGGACTTATATTTCAGTCTATGAATTCAACAGTCAATATGAATCTTAGTACAATATTTCATCTTCGCGGGGTAAACTTTACCGTAAGTGCTGCTTGCGCCAGCGGTTCTCATTCTATAGGTTTGGGATATATGCTTATCAAGAATGGACTTCAGGATATGGTGCTATGCGGTGGAGCTCAAGAAGTGAACTACTATTCTATGGCTACATTTGATGCTCTGTCTGCATTCTCAAAGTCGATGGATGAACCTAAAAAGGCATCAAGACCTTTTGATAAGGACCGTGACGGGCTAATACCTAGTGGTGGAGCAGCAGCATTAGTGCTTGAAGATTATGAGTCGGCCGTGAAGCGTGGGGCTAATATCGTAGCCGAAGTTTGTGGATATGGTTTTTCATCTAATGGTGGTGGAATCTCAGAACCAAGTGATAATGGTTCTGTAATAGCTATGACTCGTGCTCTTAATGATGCCGGACTTTCTGTCGATGACGTCGACTATATCAATGCTCATGCCACATCCACCCAGCAAGGTGATATGTATGAGGCAATAGCCTTAGACAGAATGTTCAGAAGCGAACACGCTTTGATAAGTTCAACCAAGTCGATGACAGGACATGAATGTTGGATGGCGGGAGCAAGTGAAATAGTATATTCGGCATTGATGATGAATAACGACTTCGTTGCTCCTAATATAAACTTTGAGCATCCTGATGAATATTCAGAGCATCTTAATCTTGCATTAGAGACAAAAGAATGTAAGTTGGACAAGATTCTTTCAAATTCATTCGGATTTGGAGGTACAAATAGTGCCTTGGTAATAAAGAAAGTATAA
- the fabG gene encoding 3-oxoacyl-ACP reductase FabG — translation MAKYALITGGSRGIGRAISIELACKGYIVVVNYVANEMAAKETIDMIENAGGHGELLPFDVSDEKQTDLALEQWETAHPEDYISVLVNNAGIRKDNLMIFMQNEQWKDVLNTTVNGFFYVTRRLLKNMLTHRDGRIINITSLSGIKGLPGQTNYSSAKAALIGATKALAQEVAPRKVTVNAVAPGFIATDMTADLDEKELKKLIPSGRFGRPEEVAALVRFLASEDAAYITGQVIQINGGLYT, via the coding sequence ATGGCAAAGTATGCACTCATAACGGGAGGCTCGCGAGGTATAGGCAGAGCTATAAGTATAGAACTGGCTTGTAAAGGATATATCGTAGTAGTCAACTATGTTGCTAACGAAATGGCAGCAAAGGAGACTATTGATATGATAGAAAATGCCGGAGGACATGGCGAACTGCTACCGTTTGACGTGTCTGACGAAAAGCAAACAGATCTTGCCCTCGAGCAATGGGAAACTGCTCATCCAGAAGATTATATATCTGTACTTGTCAACAATGCAGGTATAAGAAAAGACAATCTTATGATTTTTATGCAGAATGAACAGTGGAAAGATGTGCTCAATACAACTGTCAACGGTTTTTTCTATGTTACCCGTAGACTTTTGAAGAATATGCTTACACATAGAGACGGGCGGATAATAAACATAACGTCCTTATCAGGTATAAAAGGGTTGCCGGGACAGACCAATTATTCATCGGCAAAGGCTGCTTTGATAGGAGCAACAAAAGCTCTTGCACAAGAAGTAGCTCCAAGGAAAGTAACCGTTAATGCTGTAGCTCCAGGATTTATAGCTACTGACATGACTGCCGATTTGGATGAAAAAGAATTGAAAAAGCTAATACCTTCAGGACGCTTCGGACGCCCTGAAGAAGTTGCAGCACTGGTAAGATTCCTTGCTTCAGAAGATGCTGCATATATCACCGGACAGGTAATACAGATTAATGGAGGATTGTATACATAA
- the eutC gene encoding ethanolamine ammonia-lyase subunit EutC produces MDENHYITVKAENIRENDCWEKLKSYTDARIALGRTGCSILTDDYLTFSLAHAKARDSIKMPFDRDRIGKELHAMGLETINVESSAANREVYLCRPDFGRRLSEKSKAQLDELNYQGADVLLVIGDGLSSKAVHKQAVPFIRQLLPYMDELGMTVGPVVLAKESRVALGDDIAERMHCGLVAILIGERPGLSSPDSLGVYMTYKPFWGRMESERNCISNIRPEGLSYGKAAFKLAWLIENAYNMKKSGTALKDQSDDPQHYLTLKPHINDTNILNIV; encoded by the coding sequence ATGGATGAAAATCATTATATAACCGTAAAGGCTGAAAATATAAGGGAGAATGATTGTTGGGAGAAACTCAAATCATATACAGATGCCAGAATAGCCCTTGGCAGAACAGGATGCAGCATATTGACAGACGACTATTTGACGTTCAGTCTGGCGCATGCCAAAGCACGTGATTCTATAAAAATGCCTTTCGATAGAGATCGGATCGGCAAAGAATTGCATGCAATGGGGCTGGAGACGATAAATGTGGAGAGTTCTGCAGCCAACAGAGAAGTCTATTTATGCCGTCCTGATTTCGGCAGGCGCCTCAGTGAGAAAAGTAAGGCTCAGCTTGACGAGCTAAATTATCAGGGAGCAGATGTATTGTTAGTTATTGGTGACGGACTTTCATCAAAGGCTGTTCACAAACAGGCCGTGCCATTCATACGACAGCTTTTGCCATACATGGATGAACTTGGCATGACGGTTGGACCGGTGGTGCTCGCAAAGGAGAGCAGGGTAGCACTAGGTGATGACATCGCGGAGAGGATGCATTGCGGACTGGTTGCTATCCTGATAGGTGAGCGCCCCGGTCTTTCATCTCCAGACAGCCTCGGAGTCTATATGACATACAAACCTTTCTGGGGCAGAATGGAAAGCGAACGCAACTGTATCTCAAATATACGTCCTGAAGGGCTTAGTTATGGCAAAGCCGCATTCAAGTTGGCATGGTTAATAGAGAATGCGTATAATATGAAGAAAAGCGGTACAGCTCTTAAAGACCAGAGTGATGACCCACAACATTATCTGACATTGAAACCACATATAAACGATACCAATATACTGAATATTGTTTGA
- a CDS encoding ethanolamine ammonia-lyase subunit EutB — protein MYKIAIGNITYEFNNLRDVMAKATPARSGDDLAGISASSMEERVAAKMALAEVPLERFLEEPLIPYEEDEVTRLIVDTHDKKAFAPISSLTVGDFRNWLLNDHTTTADLSYVAPGITPEIAAAVSKIMRNQDLLLVAQKCSVVTKFRDTIGLPGRLSVRLQPNHPVDDLKGIAASIIDGLMYGCGDAVIGINPASDSIPVLMNLNYMLDDIISNYDIPTQSCVLTHVTTCTELINRGAPVDLLFQSIAGTEKAMAGFGVNLKMLDEGYEAVKSLHRGTIGENCMYFETGQGSALSSDANFGVDEQTCEARCYAVARRYHPLLVNTVVGFIGPEYLYDGKQITRAGLEDHFCGKLMGVPLGCDICYTNHAEADQDDMDNLLTLLVAGGVNYIMGVPGADDIMLNYQSTSYHDALYVRKLLNKRHAPEFESWLKKMNLIDDKGDILPFKPTNKLLQIEKMEAVNG, from the coding sequence ATGTACAAGATAGCGATAGGAAACATAACATATGAATTTAATAATCTGAGAGATGTGATGGCAAAGGCCACGCCAGCTCGTTCTGGCGATGACCTTGCCGGAATCTCTGCATCAAGCATGGAAGAACGAGTGGCTGCAAAGATGGCTCTTGCAGAAGTTCCACTTGAGAGATTCCTTGAAGAACCTCTTATTCCTTATGAGGAAGATGAGGTTACCAGATTGATTGTTGATACTCATGATAAGAAAGCTTTTGCTCCGATAAGCAGTCTTACGGTAGGCGACTTCCGCAACTGGTTACTTAATGACCATACTACTACGGCCGACCTTTCGTATGTGGCTCCGGGGATAACTCCTGAGATAGCTGCTGCTGTGAGTAAAATAATGCGCAATCAAGACTTATTACTGGTGGCACAGAAGTGTAGCGTTGTAACAAAATTCAGAGATACAATAGGGCTACCGGGCCGATTGAGTGTCAGGTTGCAACCTAACCATCCTGTAGACGACCTCAAAGGTATAGCGGCAAGCATAATAGATGGTCTGATGTATGGTTGTGGAGATGCTGTTATCGGCATCAATCCGGCCAGCGACAGCATACCGGTACTGATGAATTTGAACTATATGCTGGATGATATAATAAGTAATTATGATATACCTACTCAGTCGTGCGTACTTACGCATGTCACTACTTGTACCGAACTGATAAACAGAGGTGCACCGGTAGACTTGTTGTTTCAGAGTATAGCAGGAACTGAGAAAGCTATGGCTGGCTTTGGAGTGAATCTGAAAATGCTTGATGAGGGTTATGAAGCCGTAAAGAGTCTGCATCGTGGTACTATCGGCGAAAACTGTATGTATTTCGAAACAGGACAGGGTTCGGCGTTATCATCAGATGCAAATTTCGGGGTAGACGAACAGACTTGCGAAGCTCGCTGTTATGCTGTGGCCCGCAGGTATCATCCTCTTCTTGTGAATACAGTGGTAGGATTTATAGGACCGGAATATCTATATGACGGAAAGCAGATAACAAGAGCAGGACTGGAAGATCATTTCTGTGGTAAGTTGATGGGCGTACCACTCGGCTGTGATATCTGTTATACTAATCATGCAGAGGCAGACCAGGACGATATGGATAATCTGCTTACGTTGCTCGTCGCAGGTGGAGTAAACTACATAATGGGTGTGCCAGGTGCAGACGATATAATGCTCAACTATCAGAGTACATCTTATCATGATGCGCTTTATGTTAGAAAACTATTAAACAAGCGACATGCACCTGAGTTTGAAAGTTGGTTGAAGAAGATGAACCTTATAGATGATAAAGGGGATATACTTCCATTCAAACCAACAAATAAATTATTGCAAATAGAGAAAATGGAGGCTGTAAATGGATGA
- the eat gene encoding ethanolamine permease → MGKQKSTLKRKLNAFHLWGIAVGLVISGDYFGWSYGWASGGTLGFLIATLFVAIMYVTFIFSFTEMSCAIPQAGGPFAYARRAFGPLGGFFAGTFTLIEYVCAPPSIALAIGAYFSDLIPGLSPVAIAIVAYGLFVALNLCGVSAAATFELAVTIVAICELLVFMGVVAPGFALTNFLSHGWAGSDTFSMGTIGGICASIPFAIWFFLAIEGASMSAEEAKNPQVTVKKGFITGIITLVLLAAGVMMFAGGSGDWKQLSNLNDPLPKAMMMVVGQKSSWVHMLVFLGLFGLLASFHGIIMEAGRQIFALSRAGYLPKPLSWVNRRAVPHWAIVSTAVFGIVCVVCDGFDLFLNGQSLTANIITLACFGSITMYIISMMSLFRLRKTEPDLERPYKAICYPAFPIIALVGAVICFVLMVYYNFNVFVAFVIIMALCYGYYLYNRKAIHEDFVVIDDNAPEVEDEIDSNVEPEGELIGETVYVQDSDRKHNI, encoded by the coding sequence ATGGGTAAGCAGAAGTCAACATTAAAGCGTAAGTTGAACGCTTTTCATTTATGGGGAATAGCTGTAGGATTGGTTATTTCAGGAGATTATTTCGGATGGAGTTACGGTTGGGCATCAGGAGGAACCTTAGGATTCTTAATAGCAACATTGTTTGTTGCAATAATGTACGTGACTTTCATATTCAGTTTTACAGAGATGTCGTGTGCCATTCCTCAGGCCGGAGGCCCTTTCGCTTATGCTCGTAGAGCTTTTGGTCCACTCGGAGGATTCTTTGCAGGGACATTTACACTCATAGAGTATGTTTGCGCACCGCCATCCATAGCATTAGCTATCGGAGCATATTTCAGTGATCTAATACCAGGGCTGAGCCCGGTTGCAATTGCAATTGTCGCTTATGGACTTTTTGTTGCCTTAAATCTTTGCGGAGTTTCAGCAGCAGCCACATTTGAGCTTGCCGTTACTATAGTTGCTATATGCGAGTTACTCGTCTTTATGGGCGTTGTAGCACCTGGTTTTGCATTAACAAACTTCCTTTCACATGGTTGGGCAGGCTCAGATACCTTCTCCATGGGGACGATAGGGGGTATATGTGCATCAATACCATTCGCAATCTGGTTCTTCCTTGCAATAGAAGGAGCCTCGATGAGTGCTGAAGAAGCGAAAAATCCACAAGTTACAGTTAAAAAGGGGTTTATTACAGGTATAATAACTTTAGTACTTCTTGCAGCCGGTGTAATGATGTTTGCAGGTGGATCTGGTGATTGGAAACAATTATCTAACCTTAATGACCCTCTGCCAAAAGCAATGATGATGGTTGTAGGTCAAAAGAGCAGTTGGGTACATATGTTGGTATTCCTTGGTCTGTTTGGACTTCTTGCATCATTCCATGGCATAATAATGGAGGCAGGTCGCCAGATATTTGCACTATCACGTGCCGGTTATCTGCCAAAGCCACTAAGTTGGGTTAACAGGCGTGCGGTTCCACACTGGGCAATTGTAAGTACAGCGGTGTTTGGTATTGTATGCGTAGTCTGTGATGGTTTTGATCTGTTCCTTAATGGTCAGTCGTTGACTGCAAATATAATCACGTTAGCATGTTTCGGTTCGATAACGATGTATATAATATCCATGATGTCTCTGTTCAGACTGCGTAAGACAGAACCAGACCTAGAGCGTCCATACAAGGCAATATGTTATCCGGCCTTCCCTATAATAGCATTGGTCGGAGCCGTTATATGTTTTGTACTCATGGTATATTATAATTTCAATGTATTTGTAGCATTTGTTATAATAATGGCATTATGCTATGGATATTATCTGTACAACCGCAAAGCGATACATGAAGATTTTGTTGTCATAGACGACAATGCGCCAGAGGTTGAAGACGAGATAGATTCAAATGTAGAACCTGAAGGTGAATTAATAGGAGAGACAGTTTATGTACAAGATAGCGATAGGAAACATAACATATGA
- the glmM gene encoding phosphoglucosamine mutase produces the protein MTLIKSISGIRGTIGGQTGDTLNPLDIVKFTTAYATFIRRSNKSNSGKIIVGRDARISGDMVAKVVCGTLMGIGYDVINIGMATTPTTELTVRMAGADGGIIITASHNPRHWNALKLLNNEGEFLTKDEGNEVLEIAEKEDFEYAEVDNLGKYTEDDTYNKKHIDSVLNLKLVDVEAIKKAGFNVCVDSINSVGGIILPDLLDALGVKYTFLNGEANGNFAHNPEPLEKNLGGIMGEMSKGKFDMGIVVDPDVDRLAFICEDGKMFGEEYTLVSVADYVLSKTPGNTVSNLSSTRALRDVTEKHGGKYTAAAVGEVNVTTKMKDVNAVIGGEGNGGVIYPESHYGRDALVGIALFLSSLAHKGCKVSELRASFPNYFIAKNRIDLTASTDVDAILVKVKEMFKNEQITDIDGVKIDFPDKWVHLRKSNTEPIIRVYSEASTMEDADAIGKKLMQVVYDMQK, from the coding sequence ATGACACTTATTAAATCTATTTCAGGTATCCGCGGCACAATCGGCGGACAGACGGGCGATACGCTGAACCCGTTAGACATAGTTAAATTTACAACAGCTTATGCTACTTTTATTCGTCGTAGCAACAAATCAAATAGTGGGAAGATAATAGTAGGACGTGATGCCCGTATATCAGGCGATATGGTTGCAAAGGTAGTATGCGGTACTCTTATGGGTATTGGATATGATGTAATCAATATAGGTATGGCTACTACGCCTACAACCGAATTGACTGTACGTATGGCTGGTGCAGATGGTGGTATTATTATTACAGCCAGTCACAATCCACGTCATTGGAATGCCTTGAAACTTCTTAATAATGAAGGTGAATTCCTTACAAAGGATGAGGGCAATGAAGTGCTTGAAATAGCAGAAAAAGAAGATTTTGAATATGCTGAGGTTGATAACCTCGGAAAATATACAGAAGACGATACATATAACAAAAAACATATTGACAGCGTTCTTAATCTGAAACTTGTTGATGTTGAGGCTATCAAAAAGGCCGGATTTAATGTATGTGTTGATTCAATTAATTCAGTAGGAGGTATTATCCTTCCTGATTTATTGGATGCTTTAGGGGTAAAATACACATTCCTGAATGGAGAAGCGAATGGAAACTTTGCCCATAACCCGGAACCACTGGAGAAGAACCTTGGTGGTATTATGGGAGAAATGAGTAAGGGTAAGTTTGATATGGGTATCGTAGTCGATCCTGATGTAGACAGACTTGCTTTCATTTGTGAGGATGGAAAAATGTTTGGCGAAGAATACACATTGGTTTCTGTTGCAGATTATGTATTGAGCAAGACACCTGGAAATACAGTATCTAACCTAAGTTCTACACGTGCACTGCGTGATGTTACAGAGAAACATGGTGGCAAATATACAGCTGCTGCAGTAGGAGAGGTAAATGTTACGACAAAGATGAAGGATGTCAATGCTGTAATAGGCGGAGAAGGTAATGGTGGAGTAATTTATCCAGAGAGTCATTACGGTCGTGATGCGCTAGTAGGCATTGCTTTATTCCTTTCTTCTTTGGCACATAAGGGATGTAAGGTAAGCGAGCTACGTGCTTCGTTTCCTAATTACTTTATTGCAAAGAATCGTATTGATCTAACAGCATCTACTGATGTTGACGCTATATTGGTAAAGGTAAAGGAGATGTTTAAGAACGAGCAGATCACAGACATTGATGGCGTGAAAATTGATTTCCCTGATAAGTGGGTACATCTTCGTAAGAGTAATACTGAACCTATTATAAGAGTTTACAGTGAGGCGTCAACAATGGAGGATGCCGATGCTATAGGTAAAAAACTAATGCAGGTTGTTTACGATATGCAGAAGTAG
- a CDS encoding DUF4827 domain-containing protein, with product MKKTAIALISFIVVIIVASCSKGETYADQKNAERAAISKFISDSSINVISEAQFANQGYTTDTTKGKNQYVLLDKSGVYMQIVRNGCGEKVKDGENVTILCRFDEYNIKEDSMQLSDNYLTYAAYPEKMNVTNSSGTFTASFDSKSSLMYLSYGSTSVPAGWLVPLTYINIGRPLKEGDEIAKVKIIVPHSEGQSRASQYVYPCYYRITYMRGI from the coding sequence ATGAAAAAAACAGCCATAGCGCTTATATCCTTCATCGTTGTTATAATTGTAGCAAGTTGTAGCAAAGGAGAAACTTATGCGGATCAGAAGAATGCAGAGCGTGCTGCAATTAGTAAGTTTATATCAGATTCGTCTATAAATGTAATATCAGAAGCACAATTTGCCAATCAAGGTTATACAACAGACACGACAAAAGGCAAGAACCAATATGTACTTTTAGATAAGTCGGGAGTTTACATGCAGATAGTACGTAACGGTTGTGGCGAGAAGGTCAAGGATGGTGAAAATGTTACTATTTTATGCCGTTTTGATGAATATAACATAAAAGAGGATTCAATGCAGTTGAGTGATAATTATCTTACTTATGCAGCGTATCCTGAGAAAATGAATGTAACGAATTCAAGTGGTACGTTTACTGCTTCTTTTGACAGTAAATCCAGTTTGATGTATCTATCTTATGGTTCAACTTCAGTACCGGCCGGATGGCTTGTGCCACTTACTTATATAAATATAGGCCGTCCGCTAAAAGAAGGAGATGAAATAGCAAAGGTTAAAATCATAGTACCTCATTCAGAGGGACAGTCTCGTGCATCACAGTATGTATACCCTTGCTATTACAGAATAACTTACATGAGAGGAATATAA